The window ATCGGACGCGAAAACAGCTGCCCATACCCGCTTCGCTGCTCAGTTCAATTCCGCCGCCCATCCGTTCGGCCAAGCCGCGCGCAATCGCGAGTCCCAGCCCTGTACCTCCATAGCGTTTATTGGTCCCTCGATCCGCCTGCTCGAAGGCGTCGAAGATCCGCAATTGATTCTCCGGAGCAATCCCGATTCCGGTGTCCGTGATGACCAGCTCAAAGGTACATTTCTTTCTCGGGGGGCGGGAGTCATCTGTCGCAGCTCCCCCGGGGTTCGGTTCTGCCATCGCCAGTCTTAGGCTGACAAGACCACGGGGGGTGAATTTGATGGCGTTGCCGACCAAGTTGACGATGATCTGACGGATGCGTTTGGCGTCGGCCACCACGCGGCGGGGAAGTCGCGGGTCAATCGACAGGTTCAACCGGACGGGTTTATCCGCCACGCGTACGGCGAGGCACCCGAAGGCGTCTCCGACGGTTTCATGCAGATCAATCAGGTGCGGGTCGATGGCAACTCGCCCGGCCTCAATGGCTGAGAAGTCGAGAATGTCTTCGATCGCATCGTGCAGCAGCTCAGTGTTTTGCGATATCAGGTTGACATATCTACGGGAGAGTGCCGACAGAGACTGCCCGGCGAGCAATTCGGTAAGCCCGCGAATCCCACCCAGTGGAGTGCGTAGTTCGTGTGAGATGCCCGCCATGAACTGCGTTTTTGTGCGGTTGGCTTGCTCCGCGACCGCTTTGGCTTCACGCATGGCGTCGAAGGCTTGCTGCTGCAGTGTCACGTCGCGAATGATGACGGCCCGGCCATCGCGTTCGCCTAGCGGGATGGCGTGCATGGAGACCTCGCTATCGAAAGCGACGCCGTCACCTCGACGCAGTCGAAGTTGATGTCGCTGAGCAAATGACAGCGTATCCCATGTGGCGGTCTCTTGCCGAAACGTCGCGGTGGTGAACTGAGGCTGCTCGTTTGTGGCTACCGGCATGATCAGGTCACCGAGCGGGCGGCCCACCAGGCGACCGCCCCCGGCCTGGAGCAGCTGCATCGCGGCTGGGTTTGCCTCCATAATCACATTGCGGTCATCTACCAGCAACACGGCGTCGGCAGCCGCTTCAAACAGAGCACGCTTGCGTGCCTCGCTGTTCTGCAACGCCATCGCCCCGCGATGCTTTTCGGTTACGTCCCAAAAAATGGCTTGAATCCCGATGCAGTGGCCGTGCTGGTCATACTCCGGGGCTTTGAACACCTGGACGAAGCCGGGGCGCCCGTCCGCACCGGGATGCTCCGCTACGCGGTCCACGTGCACCCCGGTTTCCATCACGCTCAAATCATCAGCCCGATATCGCGCCGCCAGCTCGGGGGCGTACAGGTCCTCATCCGTACTGCCGATCACGTCGATGGGTAGCAGGCCCAGTTCGGCGCAGAACGGATCGTTGGCGTACGTGAACACACCCGCAGCGTTCTTGCGAGCGACCTGCAGATGCATTCGATCCATGATCGACTGATACGTCGTCTCGCTTTGATCGAGGCGGTGCTGGGTGGCCTGTCTGCGAGCAACCTCCTCGCGGAGAGCGTGGTTGACACGAGCAACCTCTTGCGAGCGACGCCGCACCCCTTGCTGCAACAAGTGCTGGTGCTTCAGCCGCAGTCTCAGCCTGCCTCGCAGGAACACATGGAAATAGACCGCGGCCATCAACGCGACAAATGTCCACAGTCGAACAGGATCAAAATAGAGTGTTCTTCTGTGATTGACGGTGTCAATAATCGCTTCCACCAACCAATGAGTGCTGGGTAGAAAAACGACAATCGCGGGTCCGTAGATCGCATGCCACAGACCAGCCAATGCAACCGCTGCGGCCTGGATGACTGTGATCTTCGTAATCACACGGCGATGCAAAAATCGCCATGCCAAGGGTAGGAGCACGAGATGAAGCACGCACAGTCCCCATCGAGTCGGGGATGCAATGTCGGCTAACATCAGCAAGATAATTACCAACGTCCACCAAAATGAACGCCAGGGATGCCCGATATTCGATTCAGGGAAGCTTTTCATCAGTTTGATCGTCGCGATTTCGCATCAAAGACGGCTGCGCCAGAGCATCGACCGCCCAGGCATGTAGGACACTGAGTCTACCAAACGGATGCCAAGCTATCGCACGATTTGCCACCTGGATGCTGGCGTGGCGATGTTCATAGCGGCGAGATCTTCAGGGTACTTGCTTCCGTGCTCGCCAGCGGTGTCGAGTTGTCGCCAAACCCGCTATCGATAGGCCGACGCCCAGGACGGCCAGCGACGAAGGCTCGGGAACAGCGGACACTTCGCTGTATTGAAGAGTTCCATTCCAAACCCTAGGAGCAAACAGAGTTCCGGTGAACGGCGTTTGCGTGGCGGCTCCCAGGGATATTGACAGATCGCCGTTGCTGTAAAACTGGTTAGTGCCCGTACCGATTGTGTAAGCATGTCCCCACACGCCCGACTGCGATTCGATGGCGATACCTGTCACGCCAGGTCCAAGTATAAAATCAGTGACATCAAACATTGAGGGCTGGTACAGACCTGCGGAGTTACCGAAACCGGAGCTGGCGAGTGTCCATCCCGCAGTGCTGCCTGTGGATCCCACGTAGGTCCCTGGCCGGGTGTAGATGTTCATGCGGCCAGCAGTGAACGTTTCGCTGGTATTGGTGGCAATTCTCTCGATTCTTATCCCAGTGGGGCTAAGGATATTGAGATCAAAATACACATTCCCGCCATTGAAGCCTCCGGTGTTACTGGAGAATAACGTTGTGATCAGCTCAGCTTGGCCTTGTCCCGCTGTGGCCGCCCATGCGGTGACGCAAATCACTACCAGTTGAATCGTTCGCATACGTTTTCTGAATTTCTTGCCGACGACTCTGCGCCGTTAAATAGAGGCTCTACCGCGAAACATATACTAGCCTCCGGAAGGCGAGTAACAAGCAAAAAAAACGCCCTGACGAATCAGGGCGTTTGCTGTATTTGAGATTTTGGCGATATCGCCAGCTCGAAGTAGCCTCAGTTTGCAGCCGCTTCTTCGGTAGCTGCGTTTTCGGCGGGAGCCTCGTCCTCAGGTGTCGCTTCGAAAGCTGGCTTGGAGGAGCTGCGCTTGACCTTGTCGTTGGAACCGCCCACCAATTCGAATACGGCACGGGTGCCGCCGTCACCAAGTCGTGGTGTCGCCAGACGCATGATCCGAGTATAGCCACCGGGGCGATCAACGTACCGTTCGGCAATGGTGTCAAACAGAATCGCAACGGCTTCGCGATCACCGACCAGTTGGAGGACACGGCGTTGAGCATTGACGTAGGGAGCACGGGCATTGGCCCATTGCTGCCATTGGTCGCTTTTACGCCACTTTTTGTACTCGTCGCTGCCGCGTTCTGCTGTGGTCGCGAACTGTTCTGCGTTCTCTTTGGCGACGAGAGCTTTCTTGGCCAACGTGATGCACTTCTCGACGTTCGGGCGAACTTCTTTCGCCTTTTGCAGAGTTGTGATGATCCGACCCTTCACCTTGGGGGCATTGTCGTCGAGGCTGGCGTCACGCTCAGTCAAAAACAAGGCGGCGGTGAGATTCTTGAACATCGCTTTACGGTGCGATGGGGAGCGACCGAGAACACGGCCTTTGCGACGATGACGCATAACGGAGGTCTATTGAGCTAAATGTGTGAACTGGATCAGTGAAGGGAGTCCGCTCGCCCGAGCGAACGCATCCATTGGTTGAGTTTCATCGAATGAGTAGATGAGTCTCGTGGAGGCTCGATCGCAAGTCTCGGTGAGGCTTGCCTACTCACTTTTGACTGTTAGTTAAAAAAGCGGTTGGTTCGGCACTCGCATGCCCAGGTGCAGACCATACTGCGAAAGTTTCTCACGAACTTCGTTGAGTGTGGTGTCACCGAAATTTCGAACTTCTAGCAGTCCGTCTTCGTTGCGTTGCACCAGATCGCGAACGGTCATGATGTTTTCGCTCTCCAGGCAATTGTTGGCTCGCACCGACAGTCGCAGATCGGCCAGCGTCATGTTCAGCTTGGCTTCAAGCTGTGCTTCGGGAGATCCTGCACCACCGCGTGCAGCGGAGAAAATGCTGGGGCCGAGCTCACGGTACTGGACAAACGGGTTGAGGTGCTTGCGGAAAATCTTGGCGGCTTCGGTCAATGCCATTTCTGGATTGATCGTGCCGTCGGTCCAGATTTCCAAGTTGAGTCGGTCGTAGTTCGTTTTCTGGCCGACGCGGGTTGCTTCGACTTCGTACCGAACTCGCGTGATGGGGCTGAAGACCGCGTCGATCGGAATGATGCCGATTTCGTGGTCGACACTGCTGTGTTCGGTGCTGGGGACGTAGCCGCGGCCGCTTTCGACAACCATTTCCATCATGAACGGCTTGTCGTCGGTCAGCGTTGCGATCACGTGGTCTTTGTTGATCACCTCGACGTCGGCATCGGTTTCAATGTCGCCGCCGGTGATTACGCCCGCCGAGTTGCTTTCGACGGTAATCACGCGGGTAGCGTCACTGTTGTTGCGAACGACCAGCGATTTCACATTCAGAACAATGTCAGTAACGTCTTCGAGCACACCTGGGATCGAGGTGAACTCGTGCTGTGCACCGCGGATTTTGATCTGCGTGACGGCACTGCCGACGAGGCTGCTCAACAGCACGCGTCGCATGCTGTTGCCAATACTCGCACCGAATCCTCGTTCGAATGGTTCGGCAGAGAATTTGCCATAGGTCTGAGTCAGTGTGTTTCGATCGACTTCGAGCGTACTGGGCAATTCCATGCCACGCCATCGGATATGCATCGACATCTGAGAGGTGCTTTCGGCGTATTGAGGTTGCGAAATGAGGAGCCCGGCCGCTCATCAAAGAGGGGCCAAGGCTACTGTGCGGGTTGAGAGACTGAACGGGACGACCGCATCACTCGATGATTTAGACGCGTCGTTTCTTGCGAGGACGGCATCCGTTGTGAGGGATCGGCGTCACTTCTTCGATCAACTTGACGTTCAATCCAGCCGCTTGCAGCGAAGTGATCGCACTCTCGCGTCCCGATCCAGGACCTTTGACGCGAACTTCGACGTCTCGCATCCCGAACTTGGTCGCTTTCTCAGCGGCTTGTTGGGCAGCACATTGCCCAGCAAAAGGGGTGCTCTTGCGACTGCCCTTGAAGCCACTCGTTCCCGCGCTGGCCCAGCACAGCGTGTCGCCTTTGGTGTCGGTAATGGTAACCGTCGTGTTGTTGAACGTCGCGTGAATGTGAGCAACGCCATTGCTGACGTTGCGGCGGACACGTTTTTTCTTGTTGGTCTTTGCCACCGGTGGGTCTCAAACAAACATAAGTGAAAGTGGAATGGGAGAGGAGATTGCGAGCGAAACTATCGCAAGTCCTTGACGCCCTTCTTACCAGCGACCGTCTTGCGAGGGCCTTTGCGGGTGCGAGCGTTGGTTTTTGTGCGTTGGCCGCGAACCGGCAGTCCCACACGGTGCCGGATGCCGCGATAGGATTTCACCTCACGCAGCCGGCTGATGTTTTGGGTGACTTGGCGACGAAGTGGTCCTTCGACCAAGTAGTCTCGCTCGAGCAATGCTGCGATCTGACCGACTTCTTCGTCGCTGATTTCACTCGCCGGAGTGACTGGATCGATACCGAGCTTTTGGCAGACCTCACGAGCACGGAACAAGCCGAGCCCATAAAGGTATGTCAGGGAATACTGGATCTGTTTGTCGTTGGGGATGTCAACGCCCATCAAGCGGGGCATGGCAAAAACTCCGGAAGCAACTGCGTGTTATTAATTTGATTTTTTTCGTGCGGATGACGCACATTTGGATACCCGAGAGGGCATCGCGGAGCCGATCCGCATAACTTGCACGCAAACGGGGCGGCGCATTTCAACGCCTCGCCCGCCATTGCGAATCGCGAACTATAGCAGCCGATTGCCGTTTTGCTCAAGTGGAAGGATTGCCAGGAAATAGATTTTTTTTCTGACACCTGCAAATACGCTGCCGGATGTTGACGAAACCCGCGGCGTATGTTTATCCTTCGCGGCTTGCGCGATTCACCCGCTGCCAAATTTTTTCCAACCATCTCCCCCTCGGACCCCTCCCATGGCCGTCCCCAAACGAAAACACTCCAACAGCCGTACCGGCAAACGCCGTAGCCACGACGCATTGAAGAAGCGATCGGTCGGATACTGCCCGCAGTGCAGTTCTGCCGTTCCGACCCATCATATCTGCCCCAAGTGCGGTTACTATCAAGGTCGTACGGTCGTCCAGCACGAAGAGTCCTGAATTGTCTCTCGACGTTTCCAGCCCCGGGATTCTGTTCCCCGGCCAAGGAGCACAAGCACCCGGCATGGGTGCTTGGCTGTGTGAAAATTATCCGCTTGCCAACGAGCTGTTCGCGCGAGCGGGTGATGTCCTCGGCTACGATCTCAAACAGCTCTGTAGCGATGGTCCGGCGGAGAAACTCAATGAGACCGTCCATAGCCAGCCGGCACTATTTGTTGCCGGCATCGCGGCTGCGGAAGTGTTTTCTGAGTTGCACCCAGATACCGCGAGCAGAATTAAAGCGACTGCGGGGCTCAGCCTTGGCGAATACACCGCTGTCTGCTTTGCTGGTGGGTTGAGTTTTGAGGACGGCCTGCGATTGGTCCAACAGCGTGGCGAGGCAATGCAGGCCTGCGCCGACGCCGCCGAGTCTGGCATGTCCAGTGTGCTCGGGCTGAGTCTGGATAATCTCAGTGAGGTTTGTGAGGAGTGCCGGCAAGACGGCGAAGTCCTGCAGCCGGCAAACTTGCTGTGCCCTGGCAATATCGCTGTTTCCGGTCATCTCGCAGCACTCGGTCGCCTGGAGCCCTTGGCCCTGGCAGCGGGCGCCATGAAAGTGGTCCCGCTCAGTGTGGCGGGCGCTTTCCACACGCCCCTGATGCAAGACGCGGTCGCCAAACTCACGGCTGCCTTGGCTGATGTTGAGATCCGCTCCACCCGCATTCCTGTCTACAGCAACGTCGACGCGGCACCGCACAGCGATCCTGCGGAGATTCGCGAATTGCTGGCCAAGCAGGTCGTTAATCCAGTGTTGTGGGAGGCATCGATTTCTCGCATGCTCGGCGACGGTATCGACGGTTTTCTCGAAGTGGGCACCGGACGTGTCCTGCGTGGCACGATTAAACGCATCGCCCGCAAAACGCCGACCGATGGTTTTGGCGATCAGCCCTGAGACGTCACGCTGACGGAACTCTGAATCCTCTTTCATCCTGAACCCTTCTTGTTTCTATGAATCTATCTCTATCGGTCGACCTCAAAGACCAAGTCGCGATCGTTACCGGTGCTAGCCAGGGCTTGGGCCGCGCTGTTGCAGTTGCCTTGGCGCAGAACGGGGCTCACGTGGTTTGTGTTGCCCGTAACGCTGAAAAGCTGGCCGAGACGGTGGCCGAAATTGAAGCGGCGGGCGGCAAGGGCGAAGCCCTGGCCTGCGATGTGACGGATCGTGCCGCGGCCGCGGATGCCATTGAGCAGACCAATAAAAATCACGGTCGCCTCGATATTCTCGTCAACAATGCCGGGATCACTCGCGACAAGCTGATGCGTGGCATGTCTGACGAAGAGTGGGACTCCGTGATCGCGACGAACCTGACAAGTTGTTTTGTCTGCTGCCGAGCCGCAGCGGGAGTGATGCGGCGGAAAAAATACGGGCGGATCATCAACATGGCCAGTATTTCGGGGCTGATTGGAAATCCTGGTCAAGCCAACTATTCGGCCAGTAAGGCCGGGATGATCGGCATGACTCGCACCATGAGCAAAGAACTGATCGCTCGGGGCGTGACCGTCAATGCTGTCGCGCCGGGCTTCATTGCCAGTGAAATGACTGCGGAACTTGGCGAGGTGGTGTTGGAAGAGGTGAAGAAACGAATTCCTGCTAAACGGGTCGGGACGCCTGAAGACGTTGCCGCCGCAGTGTTGTTCCTCGCCAGTAAAGACGCCAGTTATATTTCCGGCCAGACCATCGTTGTCGATGGCGGGATGGTGGGCTAGCTTTCCGCGGCTGCTTAGCGTTCGGGTGAGAATCGGCCCTACGGCTGGTTCGGCCCGTTAGCGAGCGACTCGCTCTCGAACCCGACTTGCGAGTAGGACTCGCAAATCAAAAGCAAAAAAACAACGGGATATTGACGGGTTTTAGCCGTTTCCCCTATCTTCACGGCCCCGCGAGAAAAAAGTCTCGGTGGTGCTCGTAAAGCGGGCTATCCAGGACTGGGTAATCCCGCTTCAGCGGCAGACGATCAAGCCATTTTCATTCTGGCGTTTCCAATCACCTTTCCCCCATCCCCACCCATTTTTGGAGTTACGCCCGTGGCGTCTATTGAAGAACGCGTTATCGACATTGTGTCCGAACAGCTCGGTGTTGACAAAGATAAAATCACACGCGAAACATCGTTCGTCAACGATCTTGGTGCCGATTCACTCGACACTGTCGAATTGGTGATGGAGCTCGAAGAGGAGTTCGACATTAGCATCCCCGACGATTCCGCTGAGAAGATCCAAAAGGTCGGCGAAGCGGTCGATTTCATCGAGAAGGAAAAGGGCGAAGACGCCTGAGGCGTTCACCGTTCACAGTCCTTTTATTTTTTACCAATCATCAACCACCCGTGGCGTTCTGGTCACTTTGGGTGGTTGATTGACATATTAGCGATCGACACTGCGGCTCTCACATGACGGTTTCAACGGAACCTTTTCGATTTGTTCCCAATAATGGAAGTCCACGCCGCGTCGTGATTACCGGAGTGGGCGTGGTCACTTCGCTGGCCCAGGACGTGGATTCCTTCTGGCAGCGGCTGACCGCTGGCGAGAGTGGAATCCACGCACTCTCGATCATGGACACGAGCCGTTACAAGGTCCATTTTGGCGGCGATATTCCTGATTTTGACGCGACCGAGCATGTCGCCGCGAAGGAAGTAAAACGCCTCGATCGTTTCACTCAGTTTGCCGTCCACGCGGGTGCACAAGCCGTTGCTGATAGCGGTGTTGACTTCTCCGCATTGGATCCGACGCGCTGTGGAGTCATTCTGGGCTCCGGCATCGGTGGTCTCAATGAGATTGAGGACCAGATCGAGCGGATGCTCAGCAAGGGGCCTGATCGGGTGAGTCCGTTCACGGTACCAAAGATGATGCTCAATGCCGCCGGCGGCAACATCTCGATCCGGTACGGTCTGAAGGGCCCGAACTACGCGGTTGCCACTGCCTGTGCGAGTGCAACGAACGCGATGGGTGATGCTGTCCGCAGTATCCGCAGCGGCGAAACGGATCTCATGATCACCGGAGGCTGTGAGGCCGCGATCACCCGGATGGGCTTAGCCGCGTTTCAGAACATGAAGGCCCTCTCGACTCGCAATGACGAGCCAGAGCGAGCGAGCCGCCCGTTTGATGCCGATCGCGATGGTTTCGTGCTCGCCGAAGGCGCGGGGCTGTTGATCTTCGAAGAATACGAACAAGCCAAAGCACGCGGAGCAAAGATCTATGCGGAGGTGCTCGGCTATGGAACGACGAGCGACGCCGGTCACATTACCGCGCCTGATCCTGAAGGCTCCGGTGCCGCCGAGGCCATGCGACTCGCTATTCTCGATTCTGGGCGGAGCGTGGATCAAATCGATTACATCAATGCACACGGCACCAGCACGCCGTTAGGTGATAAGGCGGAAACCCGCGCCATCAAGTCCGTTCTGGGCGAGCACGCGAGCAAGGTCGCAATCAGCAGCACGAAGGGCGCTCTGGGTCACTCGCTCGGCGCCAGCGGCGGAATCGAAGCGGTGATTTTATGCAAGACGATCGAAACGAATAAGATTGCTCCTACGATCAATCTCGAAACGCCTGACCCGGCCTGCGATCTTGACTATGTGCCGCTGCAGGCCCGCGACCGACAGGTCGATGTCGCGATGAGCAATAGCTTCGGCT of the Allorhodopirellula heiligendammensis genome contains:
- a CDS encoding hybrid sensor histidine kinase/response regulator; the encoded protein is MKSFPESNIGHPWRSFWWTLVIILLMLADIASPTRWGLCVLHLVLLPLAWRFLHRRVITKITVIQAAAVALAGLWHAIYGPAIVVFLPSTHWLVEAIIDTVNHRRTLYFDPVRLWTFVALMAAVYFHVFLRGRLRLRLKHQHLLQQGVRRRSQEVARVNHALREEVARRQATQHRLDQSETTYQSIMDRMHLQVARKNAAGVFTYANDPFCAELGLLPIDVIGSTDEDLYAPELAARYRADDLSVMETGVHVDRVAEHPGADGRPGFVQVFKAPEYDQHGHCIGIQAIFWDVTEKHRGAMALQNSEARKRALFEAAADAVLLVDDRNVIMEANPAAMQLLQAGGGRLVGRPLGDLIMPVATNEQPQFTTATFRQETATWDTLSFAQRHQLRLRRGDGVAFDSEVSMHAIPLGERDGRAVIIRDVTLQQQAFDAMREAKAVAEQANRTKTQFMAGISHELRTPLGGIRGLTELLAGQSLSALSRRYVNLISQNTELLHDAIEDILDFSAIEAGRVAIDPHLIDLHETVGDAFGCLAVRVADKPVRLNLSIDPRLPRRVVADAKRIRQIIVNLVGNAIKFTPRGLVSLRLAMAEPNPGGAATDDSRPPRKKCTFELVITDTGIGIAPENQLRIFDAFEQADRGTNKRYGGTGLGLAIARGLAERMGGGIELSSEAGMGSCFRVRLELKLAGSSDKTIDPPPVPRPDSTRGTVVISVDNDAIESALTETLNFDGWTACRPDQVAARPLASRKGQRNTANRETTPIYWILVNRTADAAWRARARKSTDRVLWLTHTGEPTPRRARTEDTIIIEPVHPDELRRWLHGEPLRQSGRGAAIPMLPQAEIDTAPSAVAESNNSTDRAGRFHLLLVDDSPTNRLVIHDQLVSVGHRVTTADGGTAALAHFRRESFDCVLMDLQMPGMDGTEVAAKLAALAEQLQRPLPPMIALTAHVTDQHREMCRDAGMVGYITKPIHLEPLVAEIEKAVQRPGPTTELAGPYQAPDAESENSDDWWARLAAFCGDDDSTMASVCEGIAEEIPELIERLDRAATDGNNKAFKTAAHTLKSCLRYVAPPAHNRRASELERNSSDAEWFERLHQDLQSQVEAGVPSTTDNVADELKELRRVQEIARAWATTVQTPPSREPSLLLPDGAPPVL
- a CDS encoding PEP-CTERM sorting domain-containing protein — encoded protein: MRTIQLVVICVTAWAATAGQGQAELITTLFSSNTGGFNGGNVYFDLNILSPTGIRIERIATNTSETFTAGRMNIYTRPGTYVGSTGSTAGWTLASSGFGNSAGLYQPSMFDVTDFILGPGVTGIAIESQSGVWGHAYTIGTGTNQFYSNGDLSISLGAATQTPFTGTLFAPRVWNGTLQYSEVSAVPEPSSLAVLGVGLSIAGLATTRHRWRARKQVP
- a CDS encoding bL17 family ribosomal protein, translated to MRHRRKGRVLGRSPSHRKAMFKNLTAALFLTERDASLDDNAPKVKGRIITTLQKAKEVRPNVEKCITLAKKALVAKENAEQFATTAERGSDEYKKWRKSDQWQQWANARAPYVNAQRRVLQLVGDREAVAILFDTIAERYVDRPGGYTRIMRLATPRLGDGGTRAVFELVGGSNDKVKRSSSKPAFEATPEDEAPAENAATEEAAAN
- a CDS encoding DNA-directed RNA polymerase subunit alpha — translated: MSMHIRWRGMELPSTLEVDRNTLTQTYGKFSAEPFERGFGASIGNSMRRVLLSSLVGSAVTQIKIRGAQHEFTSIPGVLEDVTDIVLNVKSLVVRNNSDATRVITVESNSAGVITGGDIETDADVEVINKDHVIATLTDDKPFMMEMVVESGRGYVPSTEHSSVDHEIGIIPIDAVFSPITRVRYEVEATRVGQKTNYDRLNLEIWTDGTINPEMALTEAAKIFRKHLNPFVQYRELGPSIFSAARGGAGSPEAQLEAKLNMTLADLRLSVRANNCLESENIMTVRDLVQRNEDGLLEVRNFGDTTLNEVREKLSQYGLHLGMRVPNQPLF
- the rpsK gene encoding 30S ribosomal protein S11, translating into MAKTNKKKRVRRNVSNGVAHIHATFNNTTVTITDTKGDTLCWASAGTSGFKGSRKSTPFAGQCAAQQAAEKATKFGMRDVEVRVKGPGSGRESAITSLQAAGLNVKLIEEVTPIPHNGCRPRKKRRV
- the rpsM gene encoding 30S ribosomal protein S13; the encoded protein is MGVDIPNDKQIQYSLTYLYGLGLFRAREVCQKLGIDPVTPASEISDEEVGQIAALLERDYLVEGPLRRQVTQNISRLREVKSYRGIRHRVGLPVRGQRTKTNARTRKGPRKTVAGKKGVKDLR
- the rpmF gene encoding 50S ribosomal protein L32, with amino-acid sequence MAVPKRKHSNSRTGKRRSHDALKKRSVGYCPQCSSAVPTHHICPKCGYYQGRTVVQHEES
- the fabD gene encoding ACP S-malonyltransferase: MSLDVSSPGILFPGQGAQAPGMGAWLCENYPLANELFARAGDVLGYDLKQLCSDGPAEKLNETVHSQPALFVAGIAAAEVFSELHPDTASRIKATAGLSLGEYTAVCFAGGLSFEDGLRLVQQRGEAMQACADAAESGMSSVLGLSLDNLSEVCEECRQDGEVLQPANLLCPGNIAVSGHLAALGRLEPLALAAGAMKVVPLSVAGAFHTPLMQDAVAKLTAALADVEIRSTRIPVYSNVDAAPHSDPAEIRELLAKQVVNPVLWEASISRMLGDGIDGFLEVGTGRVLRGTIKRIARKTPTDGFGDQP
- the fabG gene encoding 3-oxoacyl-[acyl-carrier-protein] reductase, whose translation is MNLSLSVDLKDQVAIVTGASQGLGRAVAVALAQNGAHVVCVARNAEKLAETVAEIEAAGGKGEALACDVTDRAAAADAIEQTNKNHGRLDILVNNAGITRDKLMRGMSDEEWDSVIATNLTSCFVCCRAAAGVMRRKKYGRIINMASISGLIGNPGQANYSASKAGMIGMTRTMSKELIARGVTVNAVAPGFIASEMTAELGEVVLEEVKKRIPAKRVGTPEDVAAAVLFLASKDASYISGQTIVVDGGMVG
- a CDS encoding acyl carrier protein, which produces MASIEERVIDIVSEQLGVDKDKITRETSFVNDLGADSLDTVELVMELEEEFDISIPDDSAEKIQKVGEAVDFIEKEKGEDA
- the fabF gene encoding beta-ketoacyl-ACP synthase II yields the protein MTVSTEPFRFVPNNGSPRRVVITGVGVVTSLAQDVDSFWQRLTAGESGIHALSIMDTSRYKVHFGGDIPDFDATEHVAAKEVKRLDRFTQFAVHAGAQAVADSGVDFSALDPTRCGVILGSGIGGLNEIEDQIERMLSKGPDRVSPFTVPKMMLNAAGGNISIRYGLKGPNYAVATACASATNAMGDAVRSIRSGETDLMITGGCEAAITRMGLAAFQNMKALSTRNDEPERASRPFDADRDGFVLAEGAGLLIFEEYEQAKARGAKIYAEVLGYGTTSDAGHITAPDPEGSGAAEAMRLAILDSGRSVDQIDYINAHGTSTPLGDKAETRAIKSVLGEHASKVAISSTKGALGHSLGASGGIEAVILCKTIETNKIAPTINLETPDPACDLDYVPLQARDRQVDVAMSNSFGFGGHNACIVVGRV